From a region of the Streptacidiphilus albus JL83 genome:
- a CDS encoding lysophospholipid acyltransferase family protein: MLSDLAQRLVPALGRLDVTADDPDGLAPGTIVAANHSSLIDPGLVLAALARRQVDRPIVLAAAGLWRIPVLGRRLRAEGHIAVRRGDRRAAECLEQAAEALARGRIVVLYPEGGIPDWSDSGDREPRDFRTGVARLALATGAPVVPLGQAGARRITSGSRPKQVAGLLTAPLRRPRLHVHLGAPVRLSGSPAEAAAQAHEAVTAAWRTAAARTGSTARASAGACTRTDE, from the coding sequence ATGCTCAGCGACCTCGCCCAGCGCCTCGTGCCCGCCCTCGGCCGGCTCGACGTCACCGCCGACGACCCGGACGGCCTCGCGCCCGGCACCATCGTCGCCGCCAACCACAGCTCGCTGATCGACCCCGGGCTGGTGCTGGCCGCGCTGGCACGCCGGCAGGTCGACCGGCCGATCGTGCTGGCCGCCGCCGGACTGTGGCGGATCCCGGTGCTCGGCCGGCGGCTCCGGGCCGAGGGCCACATCGCCGTCCGCCGGGGCGACCGCCGGGCCGCGGAGTGCCTGGAGCAGGCGGCCGAGGCACTGGCCCGGGGCCGGATCGTGGTGCTCTACCCGGAGGGCGGGATCCCGGACTGGTCCGACTCGGGCGACCGCGAACCGCGGGACTTCCGCACCGGGGTGGCCCGGCTGGCGCTGGCGACCGGCGCCCCGGTGGTGCCGCTGGGCCAGGCCGGCGCCCGCCGGATCACCTCCGGCAGCCGGCCGAAGCAGGTCGCCGGGCTGCTGACCGCGCCGCTGCGGCGTCCCCGGCTGCACGTCCACCTGGGCGCGCCGGTCCGGCTCAGCGGCTCGCCGGCCGAGGCCGCGGCGCAGGCGCACGAGGCGGTCACCGCGGCCTGGCGCACCGCCGCCGCCCGCACCGGCTCCACTGCCCGCGCCAGTGCCGGCGCGTGCACCCGAACTGATGAATAA
- a CDS encoding dienelactone hydrolase family protein, with the protein MAEIILFHSVLGLRAGVADAAERLRAAGHTVHTPDLYDGEVFDDYPTAMAWVKSNGGFAELAARTRAAVAELPEALVYAGFSNGGCSAELLAATRPGARAVVLLHAALPLEALDVQGAWPADLPVQVHYAAEDPFRDEQHYLDAFEAEVLASGSGYEFFEYPVSGHLFTDPGLPEEYHPEAAETLFSRVLAFLEQVDRRP; encoded by the coding sequence ATGGCAGAAATCATCCTGTTCCACTCGGTGCTGGGCCTGCGGGCCGGGGTCGCCGACGCCGCCGAGCGGCTGCGCGCCGCCGGGCACACCGTGCACACCCCCGACCTCTACGACGGGGAGGTCTTCGACGACTACCCGACCGCCATGGCCTGGGTGAAGTCGAACGGCGGCTTCGCCGAGCTGGCGGCCCGCACCCGGGCGGCGGTCGCGGAGCTCCCCGAGGCCCTGGTCTACGCCGGCTTCTCCAACGGCGGCTGCTCCGCCGAGCTGCTGGCCGCGACCAGGCCCGGCGCCCGCGCCGTGGTGCTGCTGCACGCGGCCCTCCCGCTGGAGGCGCTGGACGTCCAGGGCGCCTGGCCCGCGGACCTGCCGGTGCAGGTCCACTACGCGGCCGAGGACCCCTTCCGCGACGAGCAGCACTACCTCGACGCCTTCGAGGCCGAGGTGCTGGCCTCGGGCTCCGGCTACGAGTTCTTCGAGTACCCGGTCTCCGGGCACCTGTTCACCGACCCGGGGCTGCCCGAGGAGTACCACCCGGAGGCCGCCGAGACCCTCTTCTCCCGGGTCCTGGCCTTCCTCGAACAGGTCGACCGCCGGCCGTAG
- a CDS encoding S53 family peptidase, whose amino-acid sequence MRRSWSRPKVGTAALLTVPLLLAAGAAGLPARAESLSARVALPGTVPGWTAQAADQGEAASAAPITARVYLAGRDRAGLTRLAQTVSDPASPSYGHYLTAAQVTRRFGATRKQQAAVRTWLAGSGFRVVGSNAHYLTVRGDADAVQRAFAVRLHSYRKGGHTYLAPAAEASAPASVAADVLTVTGLDTAPHLAAHGSRRDVLPAPTPAFVNSGPFSGYFGARPATGLPPAYGRVQPYVVKGLDAKQLRHAYGADATGLTGADVTVAIVDAYDSPTLGPDTATYAAAHGDAPYRATQLTRVDPAVWTDTVDPSDKFPGGCGASGWYGEQTLDVEAVHGVAPDADLVYVGASSCQDADLMDALNKVVDGRLADIVSDSWGDTESATDSSMDAAYDQTFMRGAVEGIGFYFSSGDDGDNLAASGTRTVGSPVSLPWVTAVGGTSLALDKNGAYRFETGWGTDSSPLSADGRSWGPLPGTFLGGGGGGTSSRVPEPVYQYPVVPNALAEANGGRKRVVPDVAAVADSGTGFLVGQTQTWPDGSTRYGEFREGGTSVACPVFAAIQALAQQALGLPLGFANPAVYERYGTAAFHDVTDHPLGAATQLAQVRADYHDGVDPAYGIDTSLRTMGHDSSLRATQGFDDVTGVGSPAPGYLASYRPGFTGFQGRGGRPAGARRP is encoded by the coding sequence ATGCGTCGCAGCTGGTCACGGCCCAAGGTCGGTACGGCCGCACTTCTGACGGTCCCGCTGCTGCTGGCGGCCGGGGCCGCCGGGCTCCCGGCCCGCGCCGAGTCGCTGTCGGCCCGGGTGGCGCTGCCCGGCACCGTCCCCGGCTGGACGGCGCAGGCGGCGGACCAGGGCGAGGCCGCGTCCGCCGCCCCGATCACCGCCCGGGTGTACCTGGCCGGCCGGGACCGGGCGGGGCTGACCCGGCTCGCGCAGACGGTCTCGGATCCGGCCTCGCCCTCCTACGGCCACTACCTGACCGCCGCCCAGGTCACCCGGCGCTTCGGGGCGACCCGGAAGCAGCAGGCCGCGGTCCGGACCTGGCTGGCCGGCTCCGGCTTCCGGGTGGTCGGCAGCAACGCCCACTACCTGACCGTCCGCGGCGACGCCGACGCCGTGCAGCGGGCCTTCGCGGTCCGGCTGCACAGCTACCGCAAGGGCGGGCACACCTATCTCGCGCCCGCCGCCGAGGCCTCCGCCCCGGCCTCGGTCGCCGCCGACGTGCTGACCGTCACCGGCCTGGACACCGCGCCGCACCTGGCGGCGCACGGCAGCCGCCGCGACGTCCTGCCGGCGCCCACCCCGGCCTTCGTCAACTCCGGCCCGTTCTCCGGCTACTTCGGCGCCAGGCCGGCCACCGGCCTGCCCCCTGCCTACGGCCGGGTCCAGCCGTACGTGGTCAAGGGGCTCGACGCCAAGCAGCTCCGGCACGCCTACGGCGCCGACGCCACCGGACTGACCGGGGCCGATGTCACCGTCGCGATCGTGGACGCCTACGACTCGCCGACGCTCGGCCCGGACACCGCCACCTATGCCGCCGCGCACGGGGACGCCCCTTACCGGGCAACCCAGTTGACCCGGGTCGACCCGGCGGTCTGGACGGACACGGTCGATCCCAGCGACAAGTTCCCGGGCGGCTGCGGGGCCTCGGGCTGGTACGGCGAGCAGACCCTGGACGTGGAGGCGGTGCACGGGGTCGCCCCGGACGCGGACCTGGTCTACGTCGGCGCCTCCTCCTGCCAGGACGCGGACCTGATGGACGCTCTGAACAAGGTGGTCGACGGCAGGCTCGCCGACATCGTCAGCGACTCCTGGGGGGACACCGAGAGCGCGACCGACTCGTCCATGGACGCGGCCTACGACCAGACCTTCATGCGCGGTGCGGTGGAGGGGATCGGCTTCTACTTCTCCAGCGGCGACGACGGCGACAACCTCGCCGCGAGCGGGACCAGGACGGTGGGTTCGCCGGTTTCACTACCGTGGGTGACCGCCGTCGGCGGGACCTCGCTGGCGCTGGACAAGAACGGCGCCTACCGCTTCGAGACCGGCTGGGGGACGGACAGCTCCCCGCTGTCGGCGGACGGCCGCAGCTGGGGCCCGCTGCCGGGCACCTTCCTGGGCGGCGGTGGCGGCGGCACCAGCAGCCGGGTGCCCGAGCCGGTCTACCAGTACCCGGTCGTCCCGAACGCCCTGGCCGAGGCCAACGGTGGCCGGAAGCGGGTGGTTCCCGACGTCGCCGCGGTGGCGGACAGCGGCACCGGATTCCTGGTCGGGCAGACCCAGACCTGGCCGGACGGCAGCACCCGCTACGGCGAGTTCCGCGAGGGCGGGACCAGCGTCGCCTGCCCGGTGTTCGCGGCCATCCAGGCCTTGGCGCAGCAGGCCCTGGGGCTGCCGCTGGGCTTCGCCAACCCGGCCGTCTACGAGCGCTACGGCACCGCCGCCTTCCATGACGTGACCGACCACCCGCTGGGCGCCGCAACGCAGTTGGCGCAGGTCCGAGCGGACTACCACGAC